The Thiomicrorhabdus aquaedulcis sequence ATGCAAAACCCGAGTACAAAAAAATACCCGCTAAAAGCAATATATGATGCGTATACTCCTGCGAACGCTCTGGATCACCTAATAACCATCTAAGTTTATTCAATCTAATTTGCCTTATGCTGCTGAGTTTTTATCGCTAAACCGAAGATTCTAAACTATTTTTTTTAAAAAAGTAAATAGGGTCAACTCAATGGAGGCATAGAAAAAAGGGGATGATTTCTATCCAGTGTCAATTCCTCTGTCGTACGCTTTAAACAGCGTTTGTAAAAATTAGTTTCACTCTAAACCAGCCAGGCCTGGTCAAGTTGGCGGTTGAATAAAAAGGTAGCGTCGTCCTTTATGCTAACGCGGATTCAAGTAATAACTGCAGTTTGTATTTAATTTGACCCTGTTTATTCCATGGCTTATTACGCTTCATAGTCAAAAGTCAAACAGTCAAAAAGTCAAAAAAAATCAAACGCTTAATATCTTACTGCAAGCCGTTGTTAATTAAATGCGCTGTGCGTTAGGATCTTGTTGATAAAACAATACCAACTGCTGATAGACCGCCGGAAAATGGTGAATTAACAGATTGGGTGCGGTAAAAAAGTATTCTGTACAGACGGCAAAAAATTCAGCCGGATCGGTGGCGGCATAAGAATTTATAACCGCATGATGCCCATGTTCAACTTGATGTTGTAACCGTTCAAACGCCTGGCTAAAGGCTTGAGTCCATGGCTCGCGTGTCATCTTGTTATGCAGTGGCGGCATGCCGTTGGCGCGGCCATTCAACATATCCAACTTATGTGAAAATTCGTGCAACACCAAATTGTGCCCTGGCTTAATTTGGTCTGATTCGGCTTTAAAACTTTGCCAATCCAACACCACCGGTCCGTTTAACCAAGCCTCACCCTCCAATACCTCTTGTTGGTGCGATACAACTCCCCATTGGTCTATTTCATCGCGTTCTACAAAAAATGCACTTGGATAGACGACAATATCATGCCAACCCTGGTAATACTCCAGCCCCAATTCTAAAATTAATAAACACGCATAGGCCGAGATGGTTAAGGTCATTGGTCTAGATAAACTGAAATCATTGCTGGCACTAAAGTTTTTTTGATGTGTAAATAAAATCGTTAACTCGCGCAATTGCACTTTTTGCAGTGGCGTTAAATGGTCAAAAATGCGGTGATCGGTCATTAACTGATGCCAAAACGCGTGCGAAATTGGATAACGCTTTAATATACGTTGTGTTTGCCAATCTTTAAGCCAGTTAAAAATCATCTATACGCTCACGTATTTTAGGTATTTAAGTTACAAGCTTAACCTGGTTTTTGATGGCGTGAGGTTTTATGGGTTAAATTTTAATGAGGGTTTCATGTTCTTATTGGGCTTTAACGCCCACGCCGTTGTCGATTTGATTGCTGGGGTGGTTGATGAGTATTTTTTGGTTAAGCTCGTTCGTCACTTGGGCGTGCAGTCCGTTGATGCGAGCAATGGTTACCAATAGAAAAATAGGAACGTTTTCTTGCCCAATTAAAAAATTAAAACACAGCTAAACTGAACTGGCCTGGTGGGTTTAATTTGTAATTTTGTCTAAAAAACCCAGTTTAGATTATGGAGCATGAGTCTAAATTAGAATAATAGAGTGGCGTTTAGCTTTTTTATGATGGCTTGTTGCGTTGAGAGCCTGTAAACAACGGGCTCCTAAAGCAATATTTTGGCTTTTAGTTTAGCCGTGCGACATGGCCGGTATTAAAAAATGCCATTTCTTTTTGCAATAAATTGGCCTGCTCGTTCAGACTTTCTGAGGCTGCACTGGTTTCTTCTACCAGTGCGGCATTTTGTTGAGTCGCCCCATCTATTTGAATAATGGCGTGGTGGACTTGGCGTACACCCTCGGCTTGTTCGGACGAGGCAGTTGCGATCTGAGTAATCATTTGTGTCATTAACCGAACGGACTCATTGATTTCTTTTAAAACCCCTCCTGATTCCGATGCCAAATTTGCCCCTTGATTAACGCGAGTCACCGTTTGATCAATCAGCAGTTTTATACTTTTTGCCGCATCGGCTGATTTTTGAGCCAATTGACGCACTTCGCTGGCAACTACGGCAAATCCACGTCCATGTTCGCCAGCTCTTGCTGCTTCAACTGCGGCATTTAAGGCTAATAAATTGGTTTGAAAGGCGATGCTGTCAATCAACGTGACTATTTCTGAAATTTGATGACTCGAATCTTGAATCATTTGCATGGCTTGTAGGGTTTGTTGCATGACCTCAACCCCTTGATGCGCTTTACCTTGTACTTGTTGGCTTACCTGCGTTGCCTGTTTAGCGTTATCGTTGGTGCTTTGTACTTGGCTACTCATTTGGTGTATGGCTGACGAAGTTTGTTCTAAAGCCGCGGCTTGTTCTTGTACTCGCTCACTTAAATTTAAAGAGCCTTGCGACACTTCATGAGCTGCGCCACTGACCACTTCGGCGGCGGCCAAAGCGACATTAACCACGGTTTTAATTTTGGCAGTTGAATCATTCATGGCGTGTTGCAAGGTTTGCAACTGCCCTTTAAAGCCATCGCCGGTTAAGGTCTGAGTTAAGTCGCCGGCCGCTTGCGCAGTAACAACGCCATTGATGGCATCAACGGTATGCGCTATAGAATCCATGGCTTGATTGACTCTATCTTTGAGTTGCGCCAAACTGCCACGGGCACTGACTTTAACTTGACCTGTAAAATCACCTTGCGCCATTTGATGCATGACTTGGTTAATTTCGGCCATCACCGTGTCTAACGCAGTCATGGCATTTTGCACCAGATTTCGAAACTCTCCCGGTACCTTAGCGTCCATTCGGGCTGAGAAGTCACCTTCATACAGCGCTTGCATGACCTTTGCCAGTTCATTCATGCTAAATGCGACAGACTCGGCCGAGCCATTTACACCCAATTTAAGGGTGGCTAAGTCGCCAATATAATCGCCTTGCATGCGCTGATTAAACTCGCCTTTGGCAATCCCATTGACCACTTGATTGGCTTCATTTATGGATTTTCTAAGTCGGCCAATAAGCCATTTAGACTTTGTCCTACTTGGTCTAGCTCATCTTTGCGCGGTTCAAATCGTAAAGAAAAATGCATTTCGCGTGATACGTGACTGACTTGATTGGTCATGCTCGCAATGGCTTTTTGAGAGAGCGCACCAGCAACCCACCCATAAAAATAACGACCAGCAGTATTAGGGCAATAACGACGACTTCACTTTTTAGCTTTTCGATAAACTGTGCATTAATATCGTCAATATAAATCCCGGTTCCAATAATCCACCCCCAAGGAGCAAACTCTCTGACATAGGATAATTTTCAACGGGTGTATCACTGTTGGGTTTAGGCCAAAAATAATGAACAAATCCTCCTGCCGCATTCGCCTTAACCGCTTTAACCATATCGACAAACAAAAAATTGCCCACTTTATCTTGGTTTGTAGACAAGTCTTGACCATCCAGTTTTGGGTTGGTGGGGTGCATAATCATTTTAGGCTGGTGATCATTTATCCAAAAATAATCCCCCTGACCGTACCGCAGAGTTTTAATGTAAGCCACGGCTTGTTGTTGCGCCTGTGCCTGTGACAGTTGACCCTCTTTTATTTTTTGTTCATATAAAAATAATTGACTAAACAAAGTGTCGGTTAACTTGGTTAATTGCACTTCTTTTCTTGCAGCATATTGGCACGTAAAGAATTTAAAGAATAAGCACTTAACACCAGCAGCCCTAACAAAGCGGTGGCTATCATTAGCCACACTCTACTCTGAATCGTCATATATCCTCCTTTGGATGGTTTAAACAGTTTGTATAAAATGATTTAAATGAAACCTTTTTTAGGCATAATTACATCCATGGAAATGGTTAAAATTCATTTATTTTTAGTAGTAAATTTTCTAGCAGTCTGCTGTTAGCTTAATTTTGCCGTAGAAATCGGAAATCGGAAGACGAAAAGGCCATTCAATTCTTTTCATTTGTGTGCGTGGATTCGACATCAAAAACCATCAAAAAAATATTTTATGAATTCTATACCAAAAAAACTGGTTTGGCTGGATTAAGTGCGTACCCTATTACGGCTAAAAAAGAAAGGGACTTAATTCTTTAGAGTAAGGCGCACCTTTTTACGTAAAAAGGCAGCATCCTCTTTTAGACAAACTTGTTTAGTACCATATGTTTTAATTTAGGGTGCTGGCTGAGAGAGAAGGGGATTCTTAAGTTTTATTTTAGCGTTGCTTAATTAAATTTACCGGTTATGAGTTTAATTTTACTCTGACCCCGTTTATTCCGTTTATGTGCCGTTGGTGCAAGGTCTCTAGTTGATTAAATTTTATTAAAAGGATAAAAAATGAGTAAAACAGCGATGTTATTTGTTGGCACAACGATAGGTGGCCTTATTTTGCTACTGGTTATATTGGCGTCCTCTTACATTTCAGCAAACAATTATGGTGCAAAAACAGAGGCTTCAATTGAGGCTCAATGGAAAAACAATAAAAATATCCTAGCTCAATACGAGCAGAAAGTGTTTGAAGTCGTTCAAGTGCCTAGCATGTACAAGGATGATATGAAGGAGGTCATTACATCCGCAATGACGGGTCGATATGGAGACGATGGATCTAAAGCTTTATTTCAATGGATTCAAGAGAAAATGCCCAACTTTGACTCTAATATTTATTCTGAAATTCAAAGGATTATTGCGTCAGGGCGTAAAGATTTTGAATTAGGTCAAACTAAGCTGCTTGATATGCAATCTCAATATGAAGCACAGTTAGGTTTTTTTTGGCGTGGATTATGGCTAAATATAGCGGGATTTCCAAAGAAAGATTTAAGTGAATTTACAATTATAACCACTGAGCGTACAGAGAATGTCTTTGAAACTGGTATCGAAAAAGCGCCCTTAAAGTTGCGATAAGAATAGGTGGCAGTGCAATGGATTTAGCGTTAATAGTTTTGGCACTGCCATTAATTTATCTCATCTTTATTAAGCTCTATTTAAAAGAAACCATTACATGGACAGAATGGGCTTTGAATGTGTTTATCGTTGTTGTATCTGTCATTGCGGTGCTTGAATTTAGTAAATACATCCAGCATCACGACATTGAAATTTGGAATGGTGCCGTTGTGAGCAAGCATGATGAGAAGGTTTCTTGCACGCACTCATATTCTTGTGACTGCACAACTTATAAAAATTCAGATGGATCCACCTCTGAGTCATGTGCTACTTGCTACAAACATGATTTTGATGTTGATTGGATAGTGAAGACTACTGCAGGCAATATTAAAATTGACAGGGTTGATGAACAAGGTATTGTTGAACCTAAAAGATATTCTAATGTTCAAATAGGTGAGGCTGCTTCGTTAGAGCATCGTTTTGAAAATTATATTAAAGCTGTGCCAGAAAGTTTATTCAACGATCAAAATACGTCTATCAAATCAATAGATCGGGTTTTGCCTTTGTACCCTAAAGTGTTTGATTATTATAAGATAAATCGTGTTTTAGTGGATGCTCAAGCCATCGATGCAAAATATGTTTCGGATTTAAATGCGGCACTTAATGCTGGATTAAAAGAGCTCGGTAGTAAAAAAGAGGTCAATGTTATCGTTGTTCTGACAGATTATCCAGATGGGTTTTCTTATCGTGATTCGTTAAGATCAAAATGGCTAAATGGCAAAAAAAATGATGTTGTCGTATTAATCGGGGTTGGAGAAAATTACGAAGTAAAATGGTCGCATGTTTTTGGTTGGTCAAAAAATGAGTTAACAAATCTATCCATTTCAGAGGACATAATAAAGCTTAAAAAAGTCGATGATGCTCTTAATCTTTCAAGCGTTATTTTAAGCAACATTGAAAAATATTTTGAACGTGACTCTATGCAAAATTACGAGTACTTAAAGGATTCTATTGAGCCACCTTTATGGGTCATTTTATTAGCCTTATTTTTAGGATTGAGCTTTTCTATTGGACTTTCAATTTACTTCCATAAAAGCATAAGATTTGAATAAACGTCTATTATAAACGGTAGCGCTTAGAATCATCATGCAAGTGCAACACTAAATAAACAGTTTCCTTTTACAAAAACCCATATGACCAGGCCTGGTCATATGGGTTTTTTTTGGGATTTGTTGGGTTTATTTTAAACGTTTTATTTTTGGGGTCGGGCTTTTACGCGCACGCCGTTTTCGATTTGGTCGCTGGGGTGGTTGATGAGTATTTGGTTTTGGTTTAGCCCGCTTATCACTTGGGCGTGCAGTCCGTTGTTGCGTCCAATGGTGACCGTTTGGCGTTGGGCGCGGCCGTTTTTAAGGATAAACACCGCCCAGTTTTGGTTGTTATGACCGTCACGACCTTCGCGAAATAGGCAACTGGCGGGAATTTGTAACACATCGTCTTGGTGCCATAGGGTAAATTGCGCTTCTACCCGATAGCCATCGCCCAAATTTTGCCACTCTTGTGCGGGTGAGGTTATTTGGGCGATGACCCAAACCCGTTGTTCTTCTAAGCCCAGAGCCGACAATTTGGTGAACCCCGAAGGTTCAATTAAACGTATTACGCCGTTAAGGGTTTGTTGGCCTCCCCAACGATTAAAACGGACGCTCATGCCCGGTTTGAGTTGCACGGCGT is a genomic window containing:
- a CDS encoding zinc-dependent peptidase; this encodes MIFNWLKDWQTQRILKRYPISHAFWHQLMTDHRIFDHLTPLQKVQLRELTILFTHQKNFSASNDFSLSRPMTLTISAYACLLILELGLEYYQGWHDIVVYPSAFFVERDEIDQWGVVSHQQEVLEGEAWLNGPVVLDWQSFKAESDQIKPGHNLVLHEFSHKLDMLNGRANGMPPLHNKMTREPWTQAFSQAFERLQHQVEHGHHAVINSYAATDPAEFFAVCTEYFFTAPNLLIHHFPAVYQQLVLFYQQDPNAQRI
- a CDS encoding methyl-accepting chemotaxis protein, with amino-acid sequence MVNGIAKGEFNQRMQGDYIGDLATLKLGVNGSAESVAFSMNELAKVMQALYEGDFSARMDAKVPGEFRNLVQNAMTALDTVMAEINQVMHQMAQGDFTGQVKVSARGSLAQLKDRVNQAMDSIAHTVDAINGVVTAQAAGDLTQTLTGDGFKGQLQTLQHAMNDSTAKIKTVVNVALAAAEVVSGAAHEVSQGSLNLSERVQEQAAALEQTSSAIHQMSSQVQSTNDNAKQATQVSQQVQGKAHQGVEVMQQTLQAMQMIQDSSHQISEIVTLIDSIAFQTNLLALNAAVEAARAGEHGRGFAVVASEVRQLAQKSADAAKSIKLLIDQTVTRVNQGANLASESGGVLKEINESVRLMTQMITQIATASSEQAEGVRQVHHAIIQIDGATQQNAALVEETSAASESLNEQANLLQKEMAFFNTGHVARLN
- a CDS encoding HlyD family efflux transporter periplasmic adaptor subunit, yielding MNPKDHNSSDSTDSTSSTDTTDLSAHFAITSPIKGKILNVERTCQNPINRGQTLLELGDPSALEVQIDVLSADAVQLKPGMSVRFNRWGGQQTLNGVIRLIEPSGFTKLSALGLEEQRVWVIAQITSPAQEWQNLGDGYRVEAQFTLWHQDDVLQIPASCLFREGRDGHNNQNWAVFILKNGRAQRQTVTIGRNNGLHAQVISGLNQNQILINHPSDQIENGVRVKARPQK